TTTCCAGTTTCAGGATAGTCATTATAATCAATCTCCTATGGAAAAATTTATGGATTTTGAAATAGGTATTTATGTTGTACACACATTTTTACCAGACCGCAACGTGCAACGTATGTAACCTGCTGCCTTGCCTGTAAATAATCTAAAATAGCTTCATCATGCTAATGATAAACCATATTGCAGTCAAGAGAGAATTTTAAAAAACTTGTAAATTGGTTATTATGATATCTACTGCTAAGCTTGCTCCATAAGAATAAAAACAAAATTTGGTTATTTACAGTTTTTTAGGCTATATTTACTGTGGACTGTATTAGGAGCTATCGCCAATACATGAAGTACGAATATAATGCTATAAGATAATTTTGTATATTCCAACAAAAGTACTTGATTTATTTGATAATAATTATTTTTGTTGTAATATAATCATCAGCAAACTTATGAACAGTGGTTACCACAATGAGATTGGCTGAGCCTTCGATGGAACATACTCATACCAAAATACCTACCGACCTTGAACATCTGCGCAAGCTATTCATAATGCCTGATTCTCCTGATAAATTCATGCAATTTGGCTATGAGCTTCTTGACTTAATTCATTCTTTCTTCAAGGAAAAAGGTGGTATCCACAGTGAGATTTCACTCCCTGAGTTGGCATGTTTATTCAATAATATAGAAATCCCTCGTGAACCCAAGCTTTTAAAGGATATACTTCAGGAGATTAAACAAAAGGTTATAAAGCACTCTGTCAAGGTTGGCAATCCCTACTACATAGGTCACATGACAAGTGCCATTCCGTATTTCATGATTCTGCTTGAGATGATAATTGCAGCCTTAAACCAGAATCAAGTTAAAATTGAGACAGCAAAAGCGTCAACCTTTGTTGAGCGCGAATTTATTGCATGGATTCACAGGCTCATTTTCCAGAAGTCTGCATCATTTTATAAGCGCAATATTCAAAATCACAGGATTGCACTGGGGAATGTGACTCTTGATGGGACACTGGCAAACCTCACAGCTTTGCTTGTTGCCCGCAATAAAGCATTTCCTCCTGATGAACGTTTTCCCGGCATACGCAAAGCAGGCGTAGCAGAAGCATTTAAATATTATAATATCCACAAAGCAGTGTATATTGTCTCGCAGCGTGGGCATTATTCAATTGATAAGGTAGCGCGAATTACCGGTATTGGCGATAATAACGTCATCAAAATTCCCGTGGATAGCAACAACAAAATCGATATAACTGCACTGCGTAGGGAATTGCAGAGTATTGATGAATATAACAGCACGCATTCTGATAAGATTAAGGTTGTTGCCCTGATAGGTATTGCAGGTACAACCGAAACAGGAAATGTTGATGATCTGTACACTTTGCATAAAATAGCTGCTGAATATAATATCTTTTTCCATGTGGATGCAGCATGGGGTGGATCGGTTCTTCTGGTTAACAAATACCGTCATATGTTCAAGGGTATAGAAAAGGCTGATTCAGTAACATTTGATGCGCATAAGCTTTTATATTCTCCATTATCAATGGGTTTAATATTGTTTAAAAACCCCTATGATCTTACTAACATAATGCATACATCCAATTATATTATACGTCCTGATTCAGTTGATCAGGGAAGGTTTACCGTTGAAGGATCGCGTCCGTTTTCATGCCTTAAACCGTGGGTTACATTAAAGATTTTTGGCACCACCGGCTTTGAAGTTCTGTTTGACCATGCGTTTATGCTTACCAATACCTTAAAAGAGCTTATAGAAAAGCATGAAAACTTTGAATTACTCAATAGTCCTGAACTGTTTATCAATAACTATCGGTTTGTGCCTCAGAGTGTCAGGGCAAAAATTGAACGCATAATGAGTAAGCTGCACAATGCGGATGAGCAAGTTGCAGCAAAATATTGCAAGCGCCTAAAAAAGATAAATGATATACTCAACCAAATGAACATCGAACTGCACCGAGCAATACGCCAGGAGGATAACAGCTTTGTTTCTCGTACCATGCTTGAATCAACACGGTATCGCAAACAACGGATTGTTGTCTTAAGGGCTATCACCGTCAATCCATTAACTACCACTAACATTCTTCAAGAAATTATTGACGAACACAATAAGCTTGGTTTAAAGATATATAATGATTTCAAAAACCGGTTATCGCGAATATAAAGCTTCCCTTTTGATTATAGTATGTATATCTTTACTATTTTCATCAGGAGCGATAAGCACCGCTTTCCCACTTCTGAATAATGGAAAATTATATATTGCTCCATCAGTTCCTGTACCCATTGAAGGTATAGTGCTTGAGTTTTCATCAAAGGATA
This DNA window, taken from Spirochaetota bacterium, encodes the following:
- a CDS encoding pyridoxal-dependent decarboxylase, encoding MRLAEPSMEHTHTKIPTDLEHLRKLFIMPDSPDKFMQFGYELLDLIHSFFKEKGGIHSEISLPELACLFNNIEIPREPKLLKDILQEIKQKVIKHSVKVGNPYYIGHMTSAIPYFMILLEMIIAALNQNQVKIETAKASTFVEREFIAWIHRLIFQKSASFYKRNIQNHRIALGNVTLDGTLANLTALLVARNKAFPPDERFPGIRKAGVAEAFKYYNIHKAVYIVSQRGHYSIDKVARITGIGDNNVIKIPVDSNNKIDITALRRELQSIDEYNSTHSDKIKVVALIGIAGTTETGNVDDLYTLHKIAAEYNIFFHVDAAWGGSVLLVNKYRHMFKGIEKADSVTFDAHKLLYSPLSMGLILFKNPYDLTNIMHTSNYIIRPDSVDQGRFTVEGSRPFSCLKPWVTLKIFGTTGFEVLFDHAFMLTNTLKELIEKHENFELLNSPELFINNYRFVPQSVRAKIERIMSKLHNADEQVAAKYCKRLKKINDILNQMNIELHRAIRQEDNSFVSRTMLESTRYRKQRIVVLRAITVNPLTTTNILQEIIDEHNKLGLKIYNDFKNRLSRI